The genomic segment AACAATCCTTCGCCGTTGCTTTCCAGCATGAAGTCGGCGTGCATGACGCCATGCCGGGCCATGGCGTAGGTCATTTCCCAGAACGTCGAACACTGACGAAAGGCGGCGTTGAGCGGATGTTCGCCCTTGGTCACCGCGAGCACGTCGTCGAAGGTTCGGGGGAGGAATCTGGCAATGAGCTGGGTGCGCGAGTCGCGCATGACACTTTCGCGGCGCAATTCGTACAGTTTGAGCACCAGTTCCGCGTCGTGGTGATCGGGGAATTCCTTCCTCGGCTGTTTCTTTGGCATCGGGTCGGATCGTGTGTGGAGGGGATTGGGTCGCGTTGCCAATGTACGCCGCGCCTCCCAAGTTTAGCGAGCGTGTTGAGCGCGTCCGGATTGTCACAAAACCGATGGTGGAGGAGCGTGGTGAGCGTGCAGACGCATCATGGATGGCGGCAACGGCTGGCCCACGTCCGAGCCAGCACGCGTCTCGTTGTCGCGCTCCTGGCGAGCGCCCTGACCGCCTGGTTGCTGCCCAGCGGCCTCTCGCTGGAGATGCGCGCCGTGGCGTCGTGGGACGGATTTGCCGTGGTGGCGCTCGGGCTGACGTGGCTCACCATCCTGACGCTGAACCCGGCGCAGATCTGCACGCTGGCACGGCGCGAAGACCCCAGTCGCCTGGCGTCGCTGATTCTGGTGGTGCTGGGGGCCGGCGCAGCGCTGCTGGCCGTGCTGGTCTTGCTGCAGGAAAGCATGAAGATGCAGAGCGGCGAGAAGACGCAGGCCATCGTGCTGGCGCTCTCGGCGGTCGCGCTGGCGTGGTTTCTCATTCACACCGTGTTCACGCTGCGGTATGCGCACTTGTATCACAGCGCGTCCGAGT from the Gemmatimonadaceae bacterium genome contains:
- a CDS encoding DUF1345 domain-containing protein, with protein sequence MSVQTHHGWRQRLAHVRASTRLVVALLASALTAWLLPSGLSLEMRAVASWDGFAVVALGLTWLTILTLNPAQICTLARREDPSRLASLILVVLGAGAALLAVLVLLQESMKMQSGEKTQAIVLALSAVALAWFLIHTVFTLRYAHLYHSASESPHPLEFPGGDHQPDYLDFAYFAFIIGMTAQTADVNIRGRSIRRAALLHGIVAFAFNTAVVALSIGVLTTLL